A genomic region of Populus nigra chromosome 11, ddPopNigr1.1, whole genome shotgun sequence contains the following coding sequences:
- the LOC133706198 gene encoding probable aspartic proteinase GIP1, whose product MAKLAVPLLIFFFLLSCILSQAAPPLQTPLQTPIQKDHSTSQYIITAYLKTPLMPTKLLLDLGATYSWVNCDDYISSTYQHVPCNSSIANSLGSYGCVDICDGPPGPNCANNSFLFLPDNPIKPVDYKKVNGLNDALVDYLALLNNLGSLSSIDNFIFSCARAGFLKGLAKGVTGLASLGNSNLSIPVQINKAFSSSPNCFAMCLSGSISQPGVALFGSKGPYNFLHGIDLSKSLLYTPLIFNPLGRDAVPNTHTLSPEYYLGLTAIKVNGKMVAFNKTLLAIDGQSGSGGTRISTVVPYTKLQSSIYKAFTLAFLREAASSAFNLTTTKPVKPFSVCYPASAVKTTQMGPAVPIIELVLDRQDVVWKMFGSNSMVRVTKKSVDLWCLGVVDGGAIDGPSIMIGGLQLEDNLLQFDLQSKKLGFSSSILSKGTNCADYKFPTRKV is encoded by the coding sequence ATGGCAAAGCTAGCAGTCCCtcttctgatttttttcttcctcttatcGTGTATCCTTTCTCAAGCAGCTCCTCCCCTCCAAACGCCCCTCCAAACGCCAATCCAGAAGGACCATTCAACCAGCCAATATATCATCACTGCATACCTAAAAACCCCTCTCATGCCCACCAAATTGCTCTTGGATCTTGGTGCTACATACAGCTGGGTAAATTGCGACGACTACATTTCCTCTACTTACCAACATGTCCCCTGTAACAGTTCCATCGCTAATTCTCTTGGTTCTTATGGTTGCGTGGACATTTGCGACGGTCCACCGGGTCCAAATTGTGCAAACAACTCTTTCCTCTTCCTCCCCGATAACCCCATCAAACCTGTTGACTACAAAAAAGTTAATGGCCTCAACGATGCCCTTGTTGACTATCTCGCCTTGCTCAATAACCTAGGCTCTCTTTCCTCGATCGATAATTTCATCTTTTCCTGTGCCCGAGCTGGTTTTCTGAAAGGCCTGGCTAAGGGTGTAACTGGCTTAGCCTCCCTGGGCAACTCAAACCTCTCAATCCCAGTACAGATCAATAAAGCCTTCTCTTCCTCTCCAAATTGTTTTGCTATGTGCCTGTCAGGATCCATCTCTCAACCTGGTGTGGCTCTTTTCGGTAGCAAAGGGCCTTATAATTTCTTGCATGGAATTGACCTCTCAAAATCACTTCTTTACACTCCTCTTATTTTTAACCCGCTTGGAAGGGATGCTGTTCCAAATACCCACACTCTCTCTCCTGAGTATTATTTGGGGCTGACTGCCATAAAAGTGAACGGAAAGATGGTGGCTTTTAACAAAACACTGTTGGCCATTGATGGTCAGTCTGGTTCTGGGGGGACCAGGATCAGCACTGTTGTGCCATACACAAAGTTACAGAGTTCTATTTACAAGGCTTTTACTCTGGCTTTCTTGAGGGAAGCAGCTTCCTCTGCTTTCAATCTTACTACAACAAAGCCTGTTAAGCCATTCAGTGTCTGCTACCCTGCGAGTGCTGTGAAGACTACACAAATGGGACCGGCTGTACCAATAATCGAACTTGTGTTGGATAGACAAGATGTGGTTTGGAAGATGTTTGGATCGAACTCTATGGTGAGGGTTACAAAGAAGAGTGTTGATCTTTGGTGCTTGGGTGTTGTGGATGGTGGGGCCATTGATGGCCCATCGATTATGATTGGTGGTCTCCAGTTGGAGGACAATTTGCTACAATTCGATCTACAGTCAAAGAAACTGGGTTTCAGTTCATCAATTTTGTCCAAGGGGACCAATTGCGCCGACTACAAATTTCCTACGAGAAAAGTATAA